CTCAGCCGGTGTCCGGGCCTCAATACCCAGTGCTGTCAGCGGGTCAAGACCCGGTGAGTGTATCCCGCGGGGGCCCGCCATCAGTGCCTGATAACGCCCCCAGTCCTCCTCACTCAGCCCCCACCGGCCAGCCTGCTGTTGCAGCGACTGCGTGGTGCTCTGCGTATGTTGTGACGTATCCGTACGGGACACGTCCGTCACGGTCGTGTTCTGGTCTGCGGCCTGTACCAGTACAGGTATCAGTATCACCAGTAACAGGGATTTCAGTCTCATCTTCATTCACTCCACCCTGACCTGTACCTGACGTCCGTTCACCCGGAACGTCGCCTGTTCGTGACCGGCATGAATCAGTGTCCAGCCGGCCACACTCTCACCTTCCCCGAGCAGTGCCACCTGCGACAGACGGGTATATCCCCGGGGTGCCACCGCCGCATATGACTGCGCCCCCCGGCGCTCGGTGCCGGTCAGCACAAACGGTGCCTGACGGAAAGTGTGCGACGTACCTGAACGTGCAGTCAGAGGGCGGGCGATTTTCTGTACCACCGGAGAGGGGTCTTTCGTTCCGGACACGTCCTTTTTCCCGGTGCCGGAAGCAGAGGGGGATTCGGACTGAACAGCCCGGGGCTGTGGCTTCTCTGCCAGTGCCGCCAGTGTGTCCAGCCGCAGGGAAAGGGCTTTCTGTGCTGCCTGAATCTGCTCAAGGGACGCCGGCACTTCCTTAAGCAGCGTCTGCTGAACCTCGGTCAGAACGGGCTGCCGGGCCAGCTGCGCCAGACGCGCACTCTCCGCCTGCAGCTTCGTCTCCAGTTCACTCAGGCGTGACTGCAACGGGGCCAGCGACGCCGGTGTCAGACGCTCCCCCTGCTGTTGTTCCAGGGTTGCCAGACGGGTATCCATCGCCAGCATGCCGCGTCCCGTCAGATACAGAGCCACGCCCGTCACCATAACCAGCAAAGTCAGGGAACCGACTGCCACGCCCCGCAGAAGTGAACGCCGGCGCGTTGTGGGTTTATCTGCAGGGACGGGTGTCATCATCTCCTGTTGTTCGCTCATTTTTTCAGGAAGCCTCCCCTAGCCGGTTGCGCCACCGGGGCCGTGATTGCCGGAGAAGCCGGCACCGGTGCCAGCTGGCCTGCCGGTAACTGATACCCCGCCCGCAGGCTGTGGCAGACCACACGCTGAACGTCATCCACCTCCAGTTGCCAGGCCGGTCCCGCCATCACCTGCAGGGCTGTACGCAGTCGCACCGGTCCCTGCTGATACTGCACGGCGGGCAGGGGCTGGCGGTACAGCACACCATTAGCCGGCCCGGTGGCACACAGCGTGTAACCGGACTGTTTCAGGGCATAACGCATGGCATCGGCCACGGTGGGCTTTAACGACGCCGGAATACGGATATCAATCACCTGGGAAAGCGGGTCACGCTGCGCTGCCTGTGGTGCCGTGCTGACCAGCAGGTAACGGTCGTAACGCACCACCTCCGGTGCCGGCTGCGCATAAATATCCTGTGACACCGGCTGCACATTGCGGGAAACGCTGACGGAAGGTACCGGCATGGCCGGCGCACGTTGCTGAAGTTTTTGTGGACTGTTACACCCGGCCAGCAGGGCCAGGGTAACCAGGGAAAATAAGATCCCGGGTTGCATCTTCATCCGGATAACTCCTCTGCAGTGATAAAACAGCGGTCACTGTGCAAAGAAGCGCCGGCTGGCTCAACGAACAACTCATTATCAGTAAACAAAAAAAACGCCAGCGTAAAAGCTGGCGTGATGTTGATTATGCGGAAAGTGGCCTCTCATATCAGCCACACTCCGCCCCGTGATAACACGGAAACGGATTAACCGAGCGCTTTCTGCAGCTCGTCATCAGAAAGCTGCAGGATCTCCTGAATACTCTCAGGCGACATCCCCATCTTCTGCATCCGACGGGCAGCCTCAAGCGTCTTCTCAAGCGCCTTTTCTCTCTCTTCCTGACGGCCTTTCTCGATACCTTTTTCGATGCCCGCCAGTTCAAGTCGTTCAGCGATAGTCATAATATCATCCTCATACCGGGGCAGATGTTCTGCCATCGCCCGTATAAATTCCGGTGAAGCCGAATCGCACGCCTTCACCATATAGTTTAACAGAACCACCACCTGATCGTGTGTTCCCTGTATCTGAAGCAACTGTGACAGAAAGTCAAGCTGCGCCATCAGATCGCCCTTCCGCTGACGGACCTTCATCAGAAGCATCAGGGCGGCCATCTGCTGATAGCAGCGGATACCCTCATCATCAAGAAGACCCACATCAATAACGCGGGGCGGCTTTCCTTCGCCGTAAAGCTCCCGACCAAGCGCCGGATCGTCCAGACAGTCCAGCCAGTTCAGGCTGTACGGATACGGACTGGGTTCACCGTGATAAAAAAGCACCGGGATCACAATGGGGGCCTGCTTATGCGTTTTCAGGTGACGATACATTATCGCCAGCACATAATGCATCATGCGCAGGGCCATAAAACGATCCGCAGAGCTCTGATGTTCCGTCAGCGCGTAGATGTAACCATCACGCCCGTCGGTGGTTTTCATGCTCCACAGAACGTCACTGGCATACTGGCGCAAATCCGGATCCACAAACGTGGCCGGCTCCAGCTTCAGGGTGTTCATATCGCACCGCTGTAACTGTGCCGGCGGCAACGCAGCTTCAAGAAAATCCCTTGCAACCGAAGGG
The DNA window shown above is from Escherichia sp. E4742 and carries:
- a CDS encoding Tat (twin-arginine translocation) pathway signal sequence, which gives rise to MSEQQEMMTPVPADKPTTRRRSLLRGVAVGSLTLLVMVTGVALYLTGRGMLAMDTRLATLEQQQGERLTPASLAPLQSRLSELETKLQAESARLAQLARQPVLTEVQQTLLKEVPASLEQIQAAQKALSLRLDTLAALAEKPQPRAVQSESPSASGTGKKDVSGTKDPSPVVQKIARPLTARSGTSHTFRQAPFVLTGTERRGAQSYAAVAPRGYTRLSQVALLGEGESVAGWTLIHAGHEQATFRVNGRQVQVRVE
- a CDS encoding Rpn family recombination-promoting nuclease/putative transposase, with translation MSEKNHTTPTPHDAAFRAMMETPSVARDFLEAALPPAQLQRCDMNTLKLEPATFVDPDLRQYASDVLWSMKTTDGRDGYIYALTEHQSSADRFMALRMMHYVLAIMYRHLKTHKQAPIVIPVLFYHGEPSPYPYSLNWLDCLDDPALGRELYGEGKPPRVIDVGLLDDEGIRCYQQMAALMLLMKVRQRKGDLMAQLDFLSQLLQIQGTHDQVVVLLNYMVKACDSASPEFIRAMAEHLPRYEDDIMTIAERLELAGIEKGIEKGRQEEREKALEKTLEAARRMQKMGMSPESIQEILQLSDDELQKALG
- the pilL2 gene encoding PFGI-1 class ICE element type IV pilus protein PilL2 translates to MQPGILFSLVTLALLAGCNSPQKLQQRAPAMPVPSVSVSRNVQPVSQDIYAQPAPEVVRYDRYLLVSTAPQAAQRDPLSQVIDIRIPASLKPTVADAMRYALKQSGYTLCATGPANGVLYRQPLPAVQYQQGPVRLRTALQVMAGPAWQLEVDDVQRVVCHSLRAGYQLPAGQLAPVPASPAITAPVAQPARGGFLKK